Proteins encoded together in one Stutzerimonas stutzeri window:
- a CDS encoding YqiA/YcfP family alpha/beta fold hydrolase → MSSYPPSILYIHGLNSSPLSQKASHLSSALERLGQAERLRVPALHHHPRQAIGQLETCLAELGRPLLVGSSLGGYYATHLAERHGLKALLINPAVMPHRRFDGYLGPQTNLYSGEVWELTEDHVTALAELETAPPEDAERYQVWLQTGDETLDYRDAAQFYRGCALRIQAGGDHGFQGFAERLPALLAFAGFEPQAWLGKL, encoded by the coding sequence ATGTCCAGTTATCCGCCTTCGATCCTCTATATCCACGGGCTCAACAGCTCCCCGCTCTCGCAGAAGGCGAGCCATCTGTCGTCGGCGCTGGAGCGACTCGGCCAGGCCGAGCGTCTGCGGGTTCCCGCCCTGCATCACCACCCGCGTCAGGCCATTGGGCAGCTCGAAACCTGTCTGGCCGAGCTTGGGCGACCGTTGCTGGTCGGCAGCTCGCTTGGCGGCTACTATGCGACGCACCTTGCCGAGCGCCATGGACTGAAGGCCCTGCTGATCAATCCGGCGGTGATGCCACACCGCCGTTTCGACGGCTATCTCGGACCACAGACCAACCTGTACAGCGGCGAAGTCTGGGAGCTTACCGAGGATCACGTGACCGCGCTGGCGGAGCTGGAAACGGCGCCACCCGAAGATGCCGAACGCTATCAGGTGTGGCTGCAGACCGGCGACGAAACGCTCGACTACCGTGACGCGGCGCAGTTCTACCGGGGCTGCGCACTGCGCATTCAGGCCGGCGGCGACCACGGCTTCCAGGGCTTCGCCGAGCGCCTGCCGGCGCTGCTGGCGTTCGCCGGCTTCGAGCCGCAGGCCTGGCTGGGAAAACTCTGA
- the cpdA gene encoding 3',5'-cyclic-AMP phosphodiesterase yields the protein MPGAPVTAVEDSVLLVQLTDSHLFAEADGKLLGLSTGDSLARVVELAFAEQPRIDLILATGDLSQDGSVASYQRFRQLTERIEAPARWCPGNHDELGAMREAARGSALMEPVLEIGGWRVVMLDTLVAGSVFGMLRGDQLDLLERALSEAPDHHHLVCLHHHPVSIGSRWMDRIGLRNPEALFEVLDRHDNVRALLWGHIHQAFDQSRKGVRLLATPSTGVQFTPRSEDFQVDSAAPGYRWLRLYADGRLETDVSRVSGIDFEIDYSVKGY from the coding sequence TTGCCTGGTGCGCCCGTGACTGCTGTTGAAGATTCGGTTCTGCTGGTGCAGCTTACCGACAGCCATCTGTTTGCCGAAGCGGACGGCAAGCTGCTGGGCCTGAGCACCGGCGATAGCCTGGCGCGCGTCGTCGAGCTGGCCTTTGCCGAGCAGCCGCGCATCGACCTGATCCTGGCCACCGGTGACCTTTCGCAGGACGGCTCGGTGGCGTCCTATCAGCGTTTCCGTCAGCTGACGGAGCGTATCGAGGCCCCCGCGCGCTGGTGCCCCGGCAATCATGACGAACTCGGTGCCATGCGTGAGGCTGCCCGTGGTAGTGCGCTGATGGAGCCGGTGCTGGAAATCGGCGGCTGGCGTGTGGTGATGCTCGATACCCTGGTTGCCGGTTCGGTATTCGGCATGCTGCGCGGCGACCAGCTCGACTTGCTTGAGCGGGCGCTGAGCGAGGCGCCGGATCATCACCATCTGGTCTGTCTGCACCACCATCCGGTGTCCATCGGCAGCCGCTGGATGGATCGCATCGGTCTGCGCAACCCCGAGGCGCTGTTCGAGGTGCTGGACCGCCACGACAACGTGCGTGCGCTGCTCTGGGGCCACATCCATCAGGCGTTCGATCAGTCGCGCAAAGGGGTTCGGCTGTTGGCCACGCCGTCGACGGGCGTGCAGTTCACGCCGCGGAGCGAAGACTTCCAGGTCGATAGCGCGGCACCGGGGTATCGCTGGTTGCGCCTGTACGCCGATGGGCGGCTGGAGACCGATGTGTCGCGCGTCAGCGGTATCGACTTCGAGATCGACTACAGCGTGAAAGGCTACTGA
- the parE gene encoding DNA topoisomerase IV subunit B yields the protein MSYTAEAIEVLSGLDPVRKRPGMYTDTSRPNHLAQEVIDNSVDEALAGHARSVQVILHQDNSLEVIDDGRGMPVDIHPEEGVPGVELILTKLHAGGKFSNKNYQFSGGLHGVGISVVNALSTRVEVTVKRDGNEYRMSFADGFKASDLEVIGSVGKRNTGTSVRFWADPKYFDSPKFSISRLKHVLKAKAVLCPGLSVSFEDKSTGEKVEWHYEDGLRSYLVDSVSEYQRLPDEPFVGALAGNTEAVDWALLWLPEGGESVQESYVNLIPTAQGGTHVNGLRQGLLDAMREFCEFRNLLPRGLKLAPEDIWERIAFVLSMKMQEPQFSGQTKERLSSREAAAFVSGVVKDAFSLWLNAHPELGMQLAELAISNAGRRLKAGKKVERKKITQGPALPGKLADCAGQDPMRAELFLVEGDSAGGSAKQARDKEFQAIMPLRGKILNTWEVDGGEVLASQEVHDIAVAIGVDPGATDLAQLRYGKICILADADSDGLHIATLLCALFVQHFRPLVEAGHVYVAMPPLYRIDLGKDIFYALDEAERDGILERLVAEKRRGKPQVTRFKGLGEMNPPQLRETTMDPNTRRLVQLTLDDFEGTREVMDMLLAKKRAGDRKSWLESKGNLAEVLV from the coding sequence ATGTCTTATACCGCAGAAGCCATCGAGGTTCTTTCCGGCCTCGATCCGGTGCGCAAGCGCCCGGGCATGTACACCGACACCTCGCGGCCCAATCACCTGGCCCAGGAAGTCATCGACAACAGTGTCGACGAAGCCCTCGCCGGGCATGCCCGCTCGGTCCAGGTGATCCTGCACCAAGACAACTCGCTGGAAGTGATCGACGACGGCCGCGGCATGCCGGTGGACATTCACCCCGAGGAAGGGGTGCCGGGCGTCGAGCTGATCCTCACCAAGCTGCACGCGGGCGGCAAGTTTTCCAACAAGAACTACCAGTTTTCCGGTGGTCTGCACGGGGTCGGCATCTCCGTGGTCAACGCGCTGTCGACCCGTGTCGAGGTGACCGTCAAGCGCGACGGCAACGAGTACCGCATGAGCTTCGCCGACGGCTTCAAGGCCAGTGATCTGGAAGTGATCGGCAGCGTCGGCAAGCGCAACACCGGCACCAGCGTGCGCTTCTGGGCCGATCCCAAGTATTTCGACTCGCCGAAGTTTTCCATCAGCCGGCTCAAGCACGTGCTCAAGGCCAAGGCCGTGCTCTGCCCGGGGCTGAGCGTCAGCTTCGAGGACAAGAGCACCGGCGAGAAGGTCGAGTGGCACTACGAGGACGGCCTGCGCTCCTACCTGGTGGACTCGGTCAGTGAGTACCAGCGCCTGCCCGACGAGCCTTTCGTCGGCGCCCTGGCGGGCAATACCGAGGCGGTGGACTGGGCGTTGCTCTGGTTGCCGGAGGGCGGCGAGAGCGTTCAGGAAAGCTACGTCAACCTGATTCCCACGGCTCAGGGCGGCACCCATGTCAATGGCTTGCGCCAGGGCCTGCTGGACGCCATGCGCGAGTTCTGCGAGTTCCGCAACCTCCTGCCGCGCGGGCTCAAGCTGGCCCCGGAAGACATCTGGGAGCGCATCGCTTTCGTCCTCTCGATGAAGATGCAGGAGCCGCAGTTCTCGGGGCAGACCAAGGAGCGCCTGTCGTCACGCGAGGCGGCGGCGTTCGTCTCGGGCGTGGTCAAGGATGCCTTCAGCCTCTGGCTCAATGCCCACCCGGAGCTGGGCATGCAACTGGCAGAGCTGGCAATCAGCAATGCCGGGCGTCGACTGAAGGCCGGCAAGAAGGTCGAGCGCAAGAAGATCACTCAAGGGCCGGCGCTGCCGGGCAAGCTGGCCGACTGCGCCGGGCAGGACCCGATGCGCGCCGAGCTGTTCCTGGTCGAAGGCGACTCGGCCGGCGGCTCCGCCAAGCAGGCGCGGGACAAGGAGTTTCAGGCGATCATGCCGCTGCGCGGCAAGATCCTGAACACCTGGGAGGTCGACGGCGGCGAGGTGCTCGCCAGCCAGGAAGTACATGACATCGCCGTGGCCATCGGCGTCGATCCGGGCGCCACCGATCTGGCCCAGCTGCGCTACGGCAAGATCTGCATCCTCGCCGACGCCGACTCCGACGGCCTGCATATCGCCACCCTGCTGTGCGCCCTGTTCGTCCAGCATTTCCGCCCGCTGGTGGAGGCCGGTCATGTCTACGTGGCCATGCCGCCGCTGTACCGCATCGACCTGGGCAAGGACATCTTCTATGCGCTGGATGAGGCCGAGCGTGACGGCATCCTCGAGCGGCTGGTGGCCGAGAAGCGCCGCGGCAAGCCGCAGGTGACGCGCTTCAAGGGTCTCGGCGAAATGAACCCGCCACAGCTGCGCGAGACCACCATGGACCCCAACACCCGCCGGCTGGTGCAGCTGACCCTGGATGATTTCGAGGGCACCCGCGAAGTCATGGATATGCTGCTGGCCAAGAAGCGCGCTGGCGACCGCAAGAGCTGGCTCGAGTCCAAGGGCAACCTGGCTGAGGTGCTGGTTTGA
- a CDS encoding PqiC family protein, which produces MKNLLRVPTVLLLASIGLTGCVGLQPAPMYRLDSGTTEVPERIDGAAVLLAPVTLADYLQRDALLQRLADGSLAADDQQARWAGSLKADIEQLMLRQLAWRLDTQSLVLGPADEGFAPEVQIELSITRLDSGPAYPAVLEAQWRLRDKAGKHLGSRLVRLQEEHLGTTADQVRAQSALLQRLSEMVAGAVEPALVAKTPPKPAPAKPQVSKSAEPPAPRIPAAEPIRTDLEVFRF; this is translated from the coding sequence ATGAAGAACTTGCTGCGTGTTCCGACTGTGTTGTTGCTGGCCAGCATCGGCCTGACCGGCTGTGTCGGTCTGCAGCCGGCACCCATGTATCGCCTGGACAGCGGTACCACCGAGGTGCCGGAGCGGATCGATGGCGCGGCCGTGCTGCTGGCGCCGGTTACCCTTGCCGATTATCTGCAGCGCGATGCGCTGCTGCAGCGTCTGGCCGACGGCAGCCTGGCTGCCGATGATCAGCAGGCCCGCTGGGCGGGCAGCCTCAAGGCCGATATCGAGCAGCTCATGCTGCGCCAGTTGGCCTGGCGCCTGGATACGCAAAGCCTGGTGCTCGGTCCCGCCGACGAAGGCTTCGCGCCGGAGGTACAGATCGAGCTGTCCATCACCCGCCTCGATTCCGGGCCTGCGTACCCGGCGGTACTCGAGGCGCAGTGGCGTCTGCGCGACAAGGCCGGCAAGCATCTGGGCAGCCGTCTGGTGCGCCTGCAGGAAGAGCACCTCGGCACCACCGCCGATCAGGTGCGCGCGCAGAGCGCCCTGCTGCAGCGCCTGAGCGAGATGGTGGCCGGGGCGGTCGAGCCCGCGCTGGTCGCCAAGACGCCGCCCAAGCCGGCGCCGGCCAAGCCACAGGTGAGCAAGTCGGCCGAACCGCCGGCACCGCGCATTCCGGCGGCCGAGCCGATCCGAACCGACCTGGAAGTCTTCCGCTTCTGA
- a CDS encoding AhpA/YtjB family protein, giving the protein MNRPASVKPDNFFLMLYRAVRQHRVPLVLRIAAHTLLLVALALIIYAWVIGMQFKHAMAQQADALGQSLVTQTAASATDLLVANDILSLNVLLSNLVKNPLVAHAAIYSVDNRVLAESGTRPQKGLLGDDSGLYSTPISFQEVIAGHLRVSLDMQQFQQPMTISLQSMGLLSLILLALTLMLSLRLGRQLATPLMQMRLWLRDPDDPAPGAGRQDEIGDLARQLQARLVPEKPEPELDLSDALDDDYFERDDDRAIPQRTQSRPERFDIDLDDDEPQRPARLSANFDDDELEIADDEPPFDSPTPASSAPQPSVPRSTRSAVLAIQLGAQDQLRRLPRPRLTELLQRYRDCLQQAATLYQAELHTLNDGSSLMLFHSQDDEQNYLTHAICCGELMRALAHALQIDVADSGITLQLQLGLTQGDGLFDLSQGDLLLSEPAQAALDMSLHSRNLLLVESSISEDRLIQQRARIRPIASPEGACCVERLLDPYPSLLERQLARMHELRSRTY; this is encoded by the coding sequence GTGAACCGGCCCGCATCCGTAAAGCCAGACAACTTCTTCCTCATGCTCTATCGCGCCGTGCGCCAGCACCGCGTGCCGCTGGTGTTGCGCATCGCCGCCCATACGCTGCTGCTGGTGGCGTTGGCGCTGATCATCTACGCCTGGGTGATCGGCATGCAGTTCAAGCACGCCATGGCGCAGCAGGCCGATGCCCTCGGCCAGAGCCTGGTCACGCAGACTGCCGCCTCGGCCACAGATCTGCTGGTGGCCAACGACATCCTCAGCCTGAACGTGCTGCTGAGCAATCTGGTGAAGAATCCGCTGGTCGCCCACGCGGCGATCTACAGCGTCGACAACCGCGTGCTGGCGGAGTCCGGCACGCGCCCGCAGAAGGGCCTGCTCGGCGATGACAGCGGCCTTTATTCGACCCCGATCAGCTTCCAGGAGGTAATCGCCGGCCACCTGCGCGTCAGCCTCGACATGCAGCAGTTCCAGCAGCCGATGACCATCAGCCTGCAGAGCATGGGCCTGCTCAGCCTGATCCTGCTGGCCCTGACGCTGATGCTGAGCCTGCGCCTCGGCCGCCAACTGGCGACACCGTTGATGCAGATGCGCCTCTGGCTGCGCGATCCGGATGATCCTGCGCCGGGTGCCGGGCGCCAGGACGAGATCGGTGACCTTGCGCGCCAGTTGCAGGCACGGCTGGTGCCGGAAAAGCCCGAGCCGGAACTCGACCTCAGCGATGCGCTGGATGACGACTATTTCGAGCGGGATGATGATCGCGCCATCCCGCAGCGCACGCAATCTCGCCCCGAACGCTTCGACATTGATCTGGACGATGACGAGCCGCAGCGCCCGGCACGACTGTCGGCCAACTTCGACGACGACGAACTGGAGATCGCCGACGACGAACCGCCATTCGATAGCCCGACGCCAGCCAGCAGCGCGCCGCAGCCTAGCGTTCCGCGTTCGACCCGTAGTGCCGTGCTGGCCATCCAGCTCGGCGCCCAGGACCAGCTGCGCCGCCTGCCGCGGCCTCGCCTGACCGAGCTGCTGCAGCGCTACCGCGATTGCCTGCAACAGGCCGCCACGCTCTACCAGGCCGAGCTGCACACGCTCAACGACGGCAGCAGCCTGATGCTGTTCCACAGCCAGGACGACGAGCAGAACTACCTGACCCATGCGATCTGCTGTGGCGAGCTGATGCGTGCGCTGGCTCATGCACTGCAGATCGACGTCGCCGACAGCGGCATCACGCTGCAGCTGCAACTGGGCCTGACCCAGGGCGATGGCCTGTTCGACCTGAGCCAGGGCGACCTCTTGCTCAGCGAGCCGGCACAGGCGGCACTGGACATGTCGCTGCACAGCCGCAACCTGTTGCTGGTCGAAAGCAGCATCAGCGAAGACCGGCTTATCCAGCAACGCGCCCGCATCCGCCCGATCGCCAGCCCCGAAGGTGCCTGCTGCGTCGAGCGCCTGCTGGACCCCTACCCTTCTTTGCTGGAACGCCAACTGGCCCGGATGCACGAGCTGCGCAGCCGCACCTACTGA
- a CDS encoding retropepsin-like aspartic protease family protein, producing the protein MSQTAGRRAGRVMLVLAWGVGLYLATRFFAAWEEDRLNPNRQPVSQLHGEQIEVQLVGNVQGHFVASGKINGETVTFLLDTGATDVAVPAELAERLGLSRGAPVMLHTANGQTTGYRTVLNSLSLGDIVLRDVRAIVAPGFRSEQVLLGMSALKQLEFTQRAGTLVLRQHVTDRP; encoded by the coding sequence GTGAGCCAGACGGCCGGGCGTCGTGCCGGGCGGGTGATGCTGGTGCTCGCCTGGGGCGTCGGGCTGTACCTGGCGACGCGCTTCTTCGCTGCCTGGGAGGAAGATCGCCTCAACCCGAATCGCCAGCCGGTATCCCAGCTGCATGGCGAGCAGATCGAGGTGCAGCTGGTTGGCAACGTCCAGGGGCATTTCGTCGCCAGCGGCAAGATCAATGGCGAAACGGTCACCTTTCTGCTCGACACCGGCGCCACGGACGTCGCCGTGCCGGCCGAGCTGGCCGAGCGGCTGGGCCTGTCCCGCGGTGCGCCGGTGATGCTGCACACCGCCAACGGCCAGACCACCGGCTATCGCACCGTGTTGAATAGCCTCAGCCTGGGCGACATCGTGCTGCGCGACGTCCGCGCCATCGTCGCCCCCGGCTTTCGCAGCGAACAGGTTCTGCTCGGCATGAGCGCCCTGAAACAACTTGAATTCACCCAGCGCGCCGGCACCCTGGTGCTGCGCCAGCATGTAACGGATCGACCATGA
- a CDS encoding esterase-like activity of phytase family protein, with translation MIRRGLALLSLVSAPLWANEPAPELKLLSEHPVQGMSGGNLSGMAWCGDALWAVSDREDDVLYRLDTSVSPWQAEPERFEAGPPPNSGLPWGMRMRAWLSGHVRGGHLDFEGLSCDALGNRYVVSEAHAAVLRVSPAGTAEWLRLPESLVRQARASGMLWHFNALFEGIAVDPKAERMWLAAERERRGLLVMHRKQSSWQCTGGCVLMAQGGHQQPPAALGDTPLPRSFSALAYFNDKLFVLEPSAYRVCRRSPANGTVERCWSFAAEALTEERRYREPFGNAEALWIDAEGAWIGVDNNGKARGDGEKRPIVWRFAAPSGGWMARP, from the coding sequence TTGATCCGCCGTGGGCTGGCGCTGCTGAGCCTGGTTTCGGCACCGCTCTGGGCCAACGAGCCGGCGCCCGAGCTGAAGCTGTTGAGCGAGCATCCCGTGCAGGGCATGAGCGGCGGCAATCTGTCCGGAATGGCCTGGTGCGGGGATGCGTTATGGGCGGTATCCGACCGCGAAGACGACGTGCTGTACCGGCTCGATACCAGCGTCTCGCCCTGGCAGGCCGAACCGGAGCGCTTCGAAGCCGGCCCGCCGCCCAATAGTGGTTTGCCTTGGGGCATGCGCATGCGCGCCTGGCTCAGTGGCCATGTGCGTGGCGGCCACCTCGATTTCGAAGGGCTGAGCTGCGATGCGCTGGGCAATCGCTACGTCGTCAGCGAGGCGCATGCCGCCGTGCTGCGGGTGAGCCCGGCCGGCACGGCGGAATGGCTGCGCCTGCCCGAGTCCCTGGTTCGTCAGGCCCGGGCCAGCGGCATGCTCTGGCATTTCAACGCGCTGTTCGAGGGCATTGCGGTCGACCCGAAAGCCGAACGCATGTGGCTGGCCGCCGAGCGCGAACGCCGCGGGCTGCTGGTGATGCACCGCAAGCAGAGCAGCTGGCAGTGCACCGGCGGTTGTGTGCTGATGGCGCAGGGCGGGCATCAGCAGCCGCCCGCGGCGCTCGGCGATACGCCGCTGCCGCGCAGCTTCTCGGCCCTGGCCTATTTCAACGACAAGCTGTTCGTGCTGGAGCCCTCTGCATATCGGGTCTGCCGGCGCAGCCCGGCGAACGGGACGGTCGAACGCTGCTGGTCGTTCGCCGCCGAGGCGCTGACCGAGGAGCGCCGCTACCGCGAGCCGTTCGGTAATGCCGAGGCGCTGTGGATCGACGCCGAAGGGGCCTGGATCGGCGTCGACAACAACGGCAAGGCGCGCGGCGACGGCGAGAAGCGACCCATCGTCTGGCGTTTCGCCGCACCGAGCGGCGGCTGGATGGCGCGGCCGTGA
- the parC gene encoding DNA topoisomerase IV subunit A has translation MSESLDLSLDGVERRSLADFTEQAYLNYSMYVIMDRALPHIGDGLKPVQRRIVYAMSELGLNADAKHKKSARTVGDVLGKFHPHGDSACYEAMVLMAQPFSYRYTLVDGQGNWGAPDDPKSFAAMRYTEARLSRYSEVLLSELGQGTVDWVPNFDGTLDEPATLPARLPNLLLNGTTGIAVGMATDVPPHNLREVAAACVRLLDEPSASVEQLCEHVQGPDFPTEAEIVTPRADLLKIYETGRGSVRMRAVYRVEDGDIVVTALPHQVSGSKVLEQIAGQMQAKKLPMVADLRDESDHENPCRIVIIPRSNRVDVEALMQHLFATTDLESSYRVNTNVIGLDGRPQVKNLRTLLSEWLTYRIGTVRRRLQFRLDKVEKRLHLLEGLLVAFLNLDEVIHIIRTEDQPKPVLMARFELSELQADYILDTRLRQLARLEEMKIRGEQDELAKERERLLALLGSEAKLKKLVRKELLEDAETYGDDRRSPIVERAEARALTENELLPSEPVTVVISEKGWARCAKGHDIDAGGLSYKAGDNFKAAAAGRSNQYAVFIDSTGRSYSLAAHTLPSARGQGEPLTGRLTPPPGASFECVLLPDDEALYVIASDAGYGFVVKGEDLQAKNKAGKALLSLPAGARVVAPRPLASREDDWLAAVTTEGRLLVFPVRDLPQLGKGKGNKIIGIPGERVASREEYLVDLAVLPAGATLVLQAGKRTLSLKAEDLEHYKGERGRRGNKLPRGFQRVEGLLVEV, from the coding sequence ATGAGCGAATCCCTCGACCTGAGCCTGGACGGCGTGGAGCGGCGCTCTCTCGCCGACTTCACCGAGCAGGCCTACCTCAACTATTCCATGTACGTGATCATGGATCGCGCGCTGCCGCATATCGGCGACGGCCTCAAGCCTGTACAGCGGCGCATCGTCTATGCCATGAGCGAACTCGGCCTGAACGCCGACGCCAAGCACAAGAAGTCCGCGCGTACCGTCGGTGACGTGCTCGGCAAGTTCCACCCGCACGGCGACAGCGCCTGCTACGAGGCCATGGTGCTGATGGCACAGCCGTTCAGCTACCGCTACACGCTGGTCGACGGTCAGGGCAACTGGGGTGCTCCGGACGATCCCAAGTCCTTCGCCGCCATGCGCTACACCGAGGCGCGCCTGTCACGCTATTCCGAGGTGCTGCTGTCCGAGCTGGGGCAGGGCACGGTGGACTGGGTGCCGAACTTCGACGGCACCCTGGACGAACCGGCGACCCTGCCGGCGCGGCTGCCCAACCTGCTGCTCAACGGCACCACCGGCATCGCCGTGGGCATGGCCACCGACGTGCCGCCGCACAACCTGCGCGAAGTCGCCGCCGCCTGCGTGCGTCTGCTCGACGAGCCGAGTGCCAGCGTCGAGCAGCTCTGCGAACATGTGCAGGGGCCGGATTTCCCGACCGAGGCCGAGATCGTCACGCCGCGTGCGGACCTGCTGAAGATCTACGAAACCGGCCGTGGTTCGGTGCGCATGCGTGCCGTCTACCGGGTCGAGGACGGCGATATCGTGGTCACCGCGTTGCCGCACCAGGTGTCCGGTTCCAAGGTGCTCGAGCAGATCGCCGGGCAGATGCAGGCCAAGAAGCTGCCGATGGTGGCCGACCTGCGTGACGAGTCGGACCATGAGAACCCCTGCCGCATCGTCATCATCCCGCGCTCCAACCGGGTCGATGTCGAGGCGCTGATGCAGCACCTGTTCGCCACCACCGACCTGGAATCCAGCTACCGGGTCAACACCAATGTCATCGGCCTCGACGGCCGGCCGCAGGTGAAGAACCTGCGCACCCTGCTCAGCGAGTGGCTGACCTACCGCATCGGTACCGTGCGCCGTCGTCTGCAGTTCCGCCTGGACAAGGTGGAAAAGCGCCTGCACCTGTTGGAAGGCCTTTTGGTGGCGTTCCTCAACCTCGACGAGGTGATCCACATCATCCGAACCGAGGATCAGCCCAAGCCGGTGCTGATGGCGCGTTTCGAGTTGTCCGAACTTCAGGCTGACTACATCCTCGACACCCGCCTGCGCCAGCTGGCGCGTCTGGAAGAGATGAAGATCCGCGGCGAGCAGGACGAGCTGGCCAAGGAGCGCGAGCGGCTGCTGGCACTGCTCGGCAGCGAAGCCAAGCTGAAGAAGCTGGTGCGCAAGGAACTGCTGGAAGACGCCGAAACCTATGGCGATGACCGCCGCTCGCCGATTGTCGAGCGCGCCGAGGCCCGAGCCCTGACGGAGAACGAGCTGCTGCCGTCCGAGCCGGTTACCGTGGTGATTTCCGAGAAGGGATGGGCGCGCTGCGCCAAGGGTCACGACATCGATGCTGGCGGGCTTTCCTACAAGGCCGGCGACAACTTCAAGGCGGCGGCGGCGGGCCGCTCGAACCAGTATGCGGTGTTCATCGACTCCACCGGCCGCAGCTACTCGCTGGCAGCCCACACGCTGCCATCGGCACGTGGCCAGGGCGAGCCGCTCACCGGCCGGCTGACTCCGCCGCCAGGCGCCAGCTTCGAATGCGTGCTGCTGCCCGACGATGAAGCGCTCTATGTGATCGCCTCGGATGCCGGCTATGGTTTTGTCGTCAAGGGCGAGGACCTTCAGGCCAAGAACAAGGCTGGCAAGGCGCTGCTCTCCCTGCCGGCCGGCGCCCGCGTCGTCGCACCACGACCATTGGCCAGCCGCGAGGACGACTGGCTTGCCGCGGTCACCACCGAAGGCCGCCTGCTGGTCTTCCCGGTGCGTGATCTGCCGCAGCTGGGCAAGGGCAAGGGCAACAAGATCATCGGCATTCCCGGGGAGCGGGTGGCCAGTCGCGAGGAGTATCTGGTCGATCTCGCCGTGCTGCCGGCTGGCGCCACCCTGGTCCTGCAGGCTGGCAAGCGCACGCTGTCGCTCAAGGCCGAGGATCTCGAGCACTACAAGGGCGAACGTGGCAGGCGCGGCAACAAGCTGCCGCGAGGCTTCCAGCGCGTCGAAGGCCTGCTGGTAGAAGTGTGA
- the serB gene encoding phosphoserine phosphatase SerB → MREIVLINITGEDRPGLTAAITGVLAQGGVNILDIGQAVIHDTLSFGILIEIPDNERASSVLKDVLFMGYKHDQQVRFTPVSEADYQHWVAGQGKARHIVTLLTRKVTAEQLQRVSSITAKYGLNIDHIDRLSGRMPLDMPEERGKGCIELSVRGEPADTAALRAEFLSVAQELNVDIAFQRDSVYRRNRRLAVFDMDSTLIEAEVIDELAKAAGVGEQVSEITERAMRGELDFRASFKERLALLEGLSENVLADIGASLRLTEGAEVLFAELKRLGYKTAILSGGFSYFAKQLQAKLGIDYVFANELQIENGKVTGVAVEPIVDAQRKADLLRQLAEQEGLCLEQTIAVGDGANDLPMLGLAGLGVAFRAKPLVKQSAKQAISTLGLDGILYLLGFRDREGSE, encoded by the coding sequence TTGCGCGAAATCGTCCTGATCAATATCACCGGTGAAGATCGCCCGGGCCTGACCGCGGCCATTACCGGCGTGCTCGCCCAGGGTGGCGTGAACATTCTCGACATCGGCCAGGCAGTGATCCACGACACGCTGTCGTTCGGCATCCTGATCGAGATTCCGGATAACGAGCGCGCTTCGTCGGTCCTCAAGGACGTGCTCTTCATGGGTTACAAGCACGACCAGCAGGTGCGCTTCACGCCGGTTTCCGAGGCTGACTACCAGCACTGGGTCGCGGGGCAAGGCAAGGCCCGGCACATCGTCACGCTGCTGACGCGCAAGGTCACCGCCGAGCAGCTGCAGCGGGTCAGCTCGATCACCGCCAAGTACGGGCTCAACATCGACCACATCGATCGGCTGTCCGGGCGTATGCCGCTGGACATGCCCGAAGAGCGGGGCAAGGGCTGCATCGAGCTCTCCGTGCGCGGCGAGCCGGCCGACACGGCCGCACTGCGTGCCGAGTTCCTCAGCGTGGCGCAGGAGCTGAACGTCGATATCGCCTTCCAGCGCGATTCGGTCTACCGGCGCAACCGTCGCCTGGCCGTGTTCGATATGGACTCGACGCTGATCGAGGCCGAGGTCATCGACGAGCTGGCCAAGGCCGCTGGCGTTGGCGAGCAGGTGTCGGAGATCACCGAGCGCGCGATGCGCGGCGAACTGGATTTCCGCGCCAGCTTCAAGGAGCGCCTGGCGCTGCTCGAGGGGCTGTCGGAAAACGTGCTGGCCGATATCGGCGCCAGCCTGCGCCTGACCGAGGGTGCCGAGGTGCTGTTCGCCGAGCTCAAGCGCCTGGGCTACAAGACGGCGATCCTCTCCGGCGGCTTCAGCTATTTCGCCAAGCAGCTGCAGGCCAAGTTGGGCATCGACTACGTATTCGCCAACGAGCTGCAGATCGAAAACGGCAAGGTCACCGGCGTGGCGGTCGAGCCTATCGTCGATGCCCAGCGCAAGGCCGATCTGCTGCGCCAACTGGCCGAGCAGGAAGGACTGTGCCTGGAGCAGACCATCGCCGTGGGTGATGGAGCCAACGACCTGCCGATGCTCGGCCTCGCCGGGCTCGGCGTCGCCTTCCGTGCCAAGCCGCTGGTCAAGCAGTCGGCCAAGCAGGCCATCTCCACCCTGGGCCTGGACGGCATCCTCTACTTGCTGGGCTTCCGCGACCGCGAGGGTTCGGAGTGA